In Chaetodon trifascialis isolate fChaTrf1 chromosome 4, fChaTrf1.hap1, whole genome shotgun sequence, one DNA window encodes the following:
- the LOC139330690 gene encoding transmembrane protein 275-like: MALPEKTSRPSASKKVPKQGARLRHQSLPSPALCCACGLCIMLAGINITLVGAFAFGTFIPTANPPIVIGPLLLMIALAFFTACCVVSRRPPAHRAHEAKGGEKWGLMRMGTAAFEMETSEHTLQDTTAVQLSPTNSPTSSHKSSSSQGGDAAPPAGCQDGAGELHMYARDV, from the coding sequence ATGGCACTGCCTGAGAAAACCTCCAGACCATCTGCTTCCAAGAAGGTCCCCAAGCAGGGCGCCCGGCTGCGGCACCAGAGCCTGCCCTCCCCGGCGCTGTGCTGCGCCTGCGGCCTGTGCATCATGCTGGCTGGCATCAACATCACCCTGGTGGGAGCTTTCGCCTTTGGCACCTTCATCCCCACTGCCAACCCCCCCATTGTCATCGGGCCTCTTCTCTTAATGATAGCTCTCGCCTTCTTCACAGCCTGCTGTGTGGTCAGCAGGAGGCCCCCGGCTCACAGGGCCCACGAGGCTAAAGGAGGTGAGAAGTGGGGGCTGATGCGGATGGGGACGGCGGCGTTTGAGATGGAGACCAGCGAGCACACGTTGCAGGACACTACGGCTGTCCAGCTCAGCCCCACCAACTCCCCCACCTCGTCTCACAAGTCCAGCTCCAGCCAGGGGGGCGATGCCGCTCCTCCTGCAGGATGTCAGGATGGAGCCGGTGAGCTGCACATGTATGCCAGAGATGTCTGA